A genomic stretch from Natronomonas gomsonensis includes:
- a CDS encoding aminotransferase class V-fold PLP-dependent enzyme — MTPEELRADIPACDDCVYLNTGASGPSPRHVVEATVDAQRSHEFDACRSDHYEAAAETKDAAREHIAEYLGCRPADVALVASTGDGISRIANAIEWSAGDRVVRTDLEHPSGVLPWRRLEEEGIEVVTVPCPDGRLPMDAYCEAVADARVVCLSSESWLHGTRLNVSEAVDIAHDAGALVVVDAVQTVGQHPIDVAEWGADAVCASGHKWLLGPWGAGFLYVDPDSIAEFRPRHIGYSGAVDPTGPDLEYKPEAARFEVSTSSVAPYAGLIAGLDTLEDIGFSTVESRIERLTDRLKAGLGDRLVSPQAYESGLVAFEVDDAEGFVAQASEGGVAVRDVPSGDVRASLHVFNTAADVDALLELL; from the coding sequence ATGACCCCAGAAGAACTCCGTGCGGACATTCCGGCGTGTGACGACTGCGTGTACCTGAACACCGGCGCGAGCGGGCCGAGTCCCCGCCACGTCGTTGAGGCGACGGTCGACGCCCAGCGGAGCCACGAGTTCGACGCCTGCCGGAGCGACCACTACGAGGCCGCCGCCGAGACGAAGGACGCCGCCCGGGAGCACATCGCAGAGTATCTCGGCTGTCGCCCCGCCGACGTGGCGCTGGTCGCCTCGACGGGCGACGGCATCAGTCGAATCGCCAACGCAATCGAGTGGAGCGCCGGCGACCGGGTGGTCCGGACCGACCTCGAACACCCCTCCGGCGTCCTCCCGTGGCGTCGACTCGAAGAAGAGGGCATCGAGGTCGTCACCGTCCCCTGCCCCGACGGACGACTCCCGATGGATGCCTACTGCGAGGCCGTCGCCGACGCACGAGTGGTGTGTCTCAGCTCGGAGAGTTGGCTCCATGGGACGCGACTGAACGTCTCGGAGGCGGTCGACATTGCCCACGACGCGGGGGCGCTCGTCGTCGTTGATGCGGTTCAGACCGTCGGCCAACACCCCATCGACGTGGCGGAGTGGGGCGCCGACGCGGTGTGCGCCTCGGGACACAAGTGGCTGCTCGGACCATGGGGTGCGGGCTTTCTGTACGTCGACCCCGACTCCATCGCGGAGTTCCGGCCGCGCCACATCGGCTACAGCGGGGCGGTCGACCCGACGGGTCCGGACCTCGAGTACAAACCCGAGGCCGCCCGCTTCGAAGTGTCGACGAGTTCGGTCGCGCCGTACGCCGGCCTCATCGCGGGTCTCGACACGCTGGAAGACATCGGGTTCTCGACCGTCGAGTCGCGCATCGAGCGGCTGACCGACCGGCTGAAGGCGGGGCTTGGCGACCGACTCGTGTCGCCGCAGGCCTACGAATCCGGTCTCGTCGCCTTCGAGGTCGACGACGCCGAGGGGTTCGTCGCCCAAGCCAGCGAGGGGGGCGTCGCGGTCCGCGACGTTCCCTCGGGCGACGTTCGCGCGTCGCTCCACGTCTTCAACACGGCGGCCGACGTCGACGCGCTGTTGGAGTTGTTGTGA
- a CDS encoding DUF7563 family protein translates to MPECQNCGAFVTAAYARVFTPNGVENPRVCPQCEDKIRDGSDVREARSTRRT, encoded by the coding sequence ATGCCGGAATGCCAGAACTGTGGCGCGTTCGTGACGGCAGCGTACGCACGGGTTTTCACGCCGAACGGGGTCGAGAATCCACGCGTCTGCCCCCAGTGCGAAGACAAGATTCGTGACGGCTCGGACGTTCGCGAGGCGCGTTCGACCCGTCGCACGTAA